Proteins from a single region of Lysinibacillus sp. JNUCC-52:
- a CDS encoding DUF2085 domain-containing protein encodes MANTFNFVLRVFFFCHQRPDRSFHYKGKKFPLCARCTGMAVGYLLSIFLVILLGIFDLWIIALLILPMAIDGTGQLFGKWTSNNNRRFLTGLMGGIGIIYIFFTIGHQFFLLGQYVGRNL; translated from the coding sequence TTGGCAAATACTTTTAATTTTGTATTGCGAGTTTTTTTCTTTTGCCATCAAAGACCGGACCGTTCCTTCCATTATAAAGGGAAGAAATTTCCCCTATGTGCAAGATGTACAGGTATGGCTGTAGGTTATCTTTTATCCATATTTTTAGTCATACTTTTAGGCATATTTGATTTATGGATTATCGCCTTATTAATTTTACCAATGGCTATAGACGGTACAGGTCAATTATTTGGTAAATGGACAAGTAATAATAATAGACGGTTCCTTACTGGATTAATGGGTGGAATCGGTATTATTTATATTTTTTTCACTATTGGTCATCAATTTTTCTTACTTGGTCAATATGTTGGAAGAAATCTATAA
- a CDS encoding sensor histidine kinase, translating to MTIKNRFLTSYIGGIMIASVSILSILCIVFYVTTGSVPTPKTLYQTFTKQRSLSPEEELAYVKLRNIAKEDPDRLLVQDMQKSFQQIENRSLGVVIRHEEEIVYYSQGLVERSLVVHFPTFDTNNIETKGTIDNAGGLYRYIKFDFYYSDKSKGSVLVLKKENSFLDFLTKWGIIIIFIILLVSFAAMLFLNQLLHKTIIKPLENLGQTMSEIREGDLMIEAPTLPANTAREVHELTANFESMRSALFDSIQEQRNLEKNRKDLIASISHDLKTPITTIIGYVEGLQEGVAETPEKREKYLKTIHSKSLALNRLIEELFLYSKFDAEAVQLHFERIQIGKFLTHIVEEFQLYNREVQLALNVVEDVYVYIDRMQMNRAIANLIENSMKFKKPNEPLCMILEVVAVNQLVEIVVKDNGQGISEHQLPYVFDHFYRGEEARTSTTGGSGLGLAIVKQIVEKHNGQVKIQSKLHFGTTVTIILEKA from the coding sequence ATGACAATTAAGAATAGATTTTTAACTTCTTATATCGGCGGTATTATGATTGCAAGTGTTTCTATTCTATCCATTTTATGCATTGTTTTTTATGTGACGACAGGGTCTGTTCCAACACCTAAAACATTGTATCAAACTTTTACAAAGCAACGCTCCTTGAGCCCTGAAGAGGAGCTTGCTTATGTAAAGCTACGTAATATTGCCAAAGAGGATCCAGACAGGCTTTTAGTGCAAGATATGCAAAAAAGTTTTCAACAGATTGAGAACAGGTCACTTGGAGTTGTCATTCGTCATGAAGAGGAAATTGTATATTATTCACAAGGGTTAGTAGAAAGATCGCTTGTCGTGCATTTTCCGACGTTTGATACGAATAATATTGAAACAAAGGGCACCATCGATAATGCTGGAGGATTGTACCGTTATATTAAGTTCGACTTTTATTATAGCGACAAGTCCAAGGGAAGCGTTTTAGTGTTGAAAAAAGAAAACAGTTTTTTAGATTTCCTTACTAAATGGGGAATTATTATTATTTTCATCATCCTTCTAGTCTCGTTTGCCGCAATGCTTTTTTTAAATCAACTTTTACACAAGACCATTATTAAACCTCTCGAAAATTTAGGACAGACCATGTCTGAAATACGAGAGGGTGATTTAATGATTGAAGCACCGACACTCCCTGCTAATACAGCAAGGGAAGTACATGAGCTGACAGCTAATTTTGAGAGTATGCGCTCAGCACTTTTTGATTCTATTCAGGAGCAACGCAATCTTGAAAAAAACCGTAAAGACCTAATAGCAAGTATTTCTCATGATTTAAAAACACCGATTACAACGATTATTGGGTATGTTGAAGGTTTACAGGAAGGCGTTGCAGAAACGCCTGAAAAGCGTGAAAAGTATTTAAAGACCATTCATTCTAAATCACTTGCATTAAACCGATTAATTGAAGAACTTTTTCTTTATTCTAAGTTTGATGCTGAGGCTGTTCAGCTACATTTTGAGCGTATACAGATTGGCAAGTTTCTTACACATATAGTGGAGGAGTTTCAATTATACAATCGAGAAGTACAGTTAGCATTAAATGTAGTGGAAGATGTCTATGTTTATATTGATCGTATGCAGATGAATCGAGCAATCGCTAACTTAATTGAAAATAGTATGAAGTTTAAAAAGCCAAATGAACCTTTATGTATGATATTAGAAGTAGTGGCAGTTAATCAACTTGTTGAAATTGTTGTAAAGGATAATGGGCAAGGCATTTCAGAGCACCAACTCCCATATGTATTCGATCATTTTTATCGTGGTGAGGAAGCCCGTACTTCGACGACAGGTGGTAGCGGTCTGGGGCTTGCAATTGTAAAGCAAATCGTTGAAAAGCATAATGGACAAGTAAAAATTCAAAGTAAGCTACATTTTGGTACAACGGTAACAATAATCTTGGAAAAGGCTTAA
- a CDS encoding zinc-ribbon domain-containing protein, with translation MYCKNCGEHISEHAEICIHCGVRVKNAGGEDKPNWGVNIITLCCVPLVGLIMFFVWKNEKPVAAKSALMFFFINIGIIVLFYIAMFMIGLLSY, from the coding sequence ATGTATTGTAAAAACTGTGGCGAACATATTTCGGAACATGCTGAAATTTGTATCCATTGTGGGGTCCGCGTAAAAAACGCTGGAGGAGAAGACAAACCAAACTGGGGCGTTAACATTATTACGCTTTGTTGTGTGCCACTTGTTGGGTTAATTATGTTCTTTGTTTGGAAAAATGAAAAACCAGTTGCGGCTAAATCCGCTTTAATGTTCTTCTTTATAAACATAGGAATTATCGTATTATTCTATATTGCAATGTTCATGATTGGTTTATTAAGTTACTAA
- a CDS encoding MGMT family protein: protein MQPFTKNVITVIQRIPNGKVMTYGQVAACAGSPRGARQVVRILHTMSEKYHLPWHRIVNMKGEITIQDAVRQKALLEDEGIVVSPTFTLNLKHYQYKFDPIDYDF from the coding sequence ATGCAGCCATTTACTAAAAATGTGATCACTGTAATACAGCGCATCCCAAATGGTAAGGTTATGACGTATGGCCAAGTTGCAGCCTGTGCAGGTAGCCCAAGAGGGGCAAGACAAGTTGTAAGAATACTCCATACGATGAGTGAAAAATATCATCTTCCCTGGCATCGTATTGTAAATATGAAAGGGGAAATAACGATTCAGGATGCAGTGCGTCAGAAAGCACTATTAGAAGATGAGGGGATTGTTGTCTCGCCTACCTTTACGCTTAACTTAAAGCACTATCAATATAAATTTGACCCTATCGATTATGATTTCTAA
- a CDS encoding MazG nucleotide pyrophosphohydrolase domain-containing protein produces the protein MNIFEYQKWITEFYKKRGWYELNPFIRVNFLTEEVGEVSKAIRTIEIGRDRPDEKALSKEQQMENLKEELGDVLDNLFILADKYEIDLTEIMESHKDKLTKRYQS, from the coding sequence TTGAATATTTTTGAATACCAAAAGTGGATAACTGAATTTTACAAAAAGCGAGGCTGGTATGAGTTAAACCCCTTTATTCGTGTCAATTTTTTAACGGAAGAAGTTGGTGAAGTTTCAAAAGCCATCCGAACAATTGAAATTGGGCGAGATCGTCCAGATGAAAAAGCTCTATCAAAAGAACAACAAATGGAGAATTTAAAGGAAGAATTAGGCGATGTTCTTGATAATTTATTTATATTAGCTGATAAGTACGAAATTGATTTAACAGAAATTATGGAAAGCCATAAAGATAAACTAACAAAACGATATCAATCATAA
- a CDS encoding NINE protein: MSDKNFVATLLLCFFLGGLGIHRFYVGKIGTGILMFITIGGFGIWTIVDLIMIIVGKFTDKDGHFIKS, translated from the coding sequence ATGTCAGACAAAAATTTTGTAGCAACATTATTACTTTGTTTCTTTTTAGGCGGTCTGGGAATTCACCGTTTTTATGTTGGAAAAATCGGTACAGGTATTTTAATGTTTATTACAATAGGTGGATTCGGTATTTGGACAATAGTCGACTTGATTATGATTATCGTTGGTAAATTTACAGACAAAGATGGTCATTTTATAAAATCTTAA
- a CDS encoding DUF3841 domain-containing protein: MGIYWTIQTMEKWQVAKNLGFLIGHREHIWPDFSEPYHWMMRQMAERLPNYQGEYPVWVWTERPDLRRMGHLEKGTRGVLLKIDIEDTRILCSEFQAWHFVLMDCYCDIEAKEDFELDLSRQAIEESWKTIFDLNYLAEHPDWGECTVQGVTGKVMLHEISLVKEFTAR, encoded by the coding sequence ATGGGAATCTATTGGACGATACAAACAATGGAAAAATGGCAGGTAGCCAAAAATTTAGGCTTCCTTATCGGTCACCGGGAGCATATATGGCCAGATTTTAGTGAGCCTTATCATTGGATGATGCGTCAAATGGCTGAACGACTGCCTAACTATCAAGGGGAATATCCGGTATGGGTATGGACGGAAAGACCTGATCTACGAAGAATGGGGCATTTAGAGAAAGGAACTCGTGGGGTGTTATTAAAAATTGACATCGAAGATACGCGCATTCTATGCTCAGAATTTCAAGCCTGGCATTTTGTTTTAATGGATTGCTATTGTGATATTGAAGCAAAAGAAGACTTTGAACTTGATTTATCGCGACAAGCGATAGAAGAAAGTTGGAAAACGATATTTGATTTAAATTATTTAGCTGAGCATCCTGATTGGGGAGAGTGTACAGTGCAAGGTGTAACGGGTAAGGTCATGCTTCATGAAATCTCTTTAGTGAAAGAATTTACAGCTCGCTAA
- a CDS encoding TIGR00730 family Rossman fold protein produces MNIAVYCGASLGNNDLFVEAAKSLGKWIAENGHTLVYGGGKAGLMGIIADEVLLHNGKVIGIIPTFLVDRELSHPNLTRLEVVHSMSERKNRMIELGDCYIALPGGPGTLEEISEVISWARIGQHQNPCILFNVDGYYDKLKEFYDDMVTNGFLTEADKKAMLFSNSFIEIEQFITNHTPLLVRTY; encoded by the coding sequence TTGAATATTGCAGTTTATTGTGGCGCAAGTCTAGGTAACAATGATTTATTTGTAGAGGCAGCAAAATCACTTGGAAAATGGATTGCGGAAAATGGTCATACTTTAGTATATGGTGGAGGAAAAGCTGGTCTAATGGGGATCATTGCAGACGAAGTTTTATTACATAATGGTAAAGTAATCGGCATTATTCCGACATTTTTAGTAGATCGAGAGCTAAGTCATCCTAATTTAACTCGTTTAGAAGTTGTGCATTCTATGTCTGAACGGAAAAATAGAATGATTGAATTAGGAGACTGCTATATTGCACTGCCTGGGGGTCCTGGAACTTTAGAAGAAATCTCTGAAGTAATTTCATGGGCAAGAATTGGCCAACACCAAAATCCATGTATTTTATTTAATGTAGATGGCTACTATGATAAATTAAAAGAATTTTATGATGATATGGTAACAAACGGTTTTTTAACTGAAGCAGATAAAAAAGCAATGTTATTTTCCAACTCATTTATCGAAATTGAACAATTTATTACAAACCATACACCACTATTAGTACGAACATATTAA
- a CDS encoding MFS transporter: MSQSKKKIHYAWWVLLGLVVMVGAAKGGIATTGGLFLTPVTEDLGIGMGSLTLYFSIASIVTMLSLPVAGKMIAKYNIRILLVVAVTLEAGAYAMFGFMNSVWGWYLFAIPMAMGSVVVTQLAGPVLINNWFKKHKGLALGIMVGAGGLIGAFLQPVAGNLIASAGWRNTYIFLGVGVMAIVIPIVLLTIRKAPQHMGLQPYGMDEVKEDKNDTVHTITNSGVAATIAKKSSAFYFLVFFFFCETSIAAFNQHVAPFAMGLGYDVKFAGNAMGTWSVGVVIGALFFGFLSDKIGVKNTAISAMLLGLVPVGLLLLVPENPLVFKTATGLYGFVVASLGTLGPLLTTALFGNREFSQIYGLAITGLAVAGIVALPIYGFIFEFTGSYTYVLDTIFIMLLLNVGAILMAFKGKKKLEKAGLWN; encoded by the coding sequence ATGAGTCAGTCAAAGAAAAAAATCCACTATGCTTGGTGGGTGTTATTAGGGTTAGTTGTTATGGTCGGAGCTGCAAAAGGTGGCATTGCGACTACAGGCGGATTATTTTTAACCCCAGTTACTGAAGATTTGGGTATTGGTATGGGCAGTTTAACATTGTACTTTAGTATAGCTTCAATTGTCACAATGCTCTCCTTACCAGTTGCAGGTAAGATGATAGCTAAATACAATATTAGAATACTGTTAGTAGTAGCTGTTACGTTAGAGGCAGGAGCCTATGCAATGTTTGGATTCATGAATTCCGTATGGGGTTGGTATTTGTTTGCTATCCCTATGGCAATGGGATCTGTAGTCGTAACACAATTAGCAGGTCCTGTACTTATTAATAATTGGTTTAAAAAACATAAAGGTTTAGCTTTAGGTATTATGGTTGGCGCTGGTGGTTTAATAGGTGCTTTCCTTCAACCAGTTGCAGGCAACTTAATTGCTAGTGCAGGTTGGAGAAATACGTATATTTTCTTAGGTGTAGGAGTAATGGCGATTGTTATCCCAATTGTCTTATTAACGATTAGAAAAGCTCCACAACACATGGGTTTACAGCCATATGGTATGGATGAAGTGAAGGAAGATAAGAACGATACGGTTCATACGATAACAAACAGTGGCGTTGCAGCAACTATAGCTAAAAAATCCAGTGCGTTTTATTTTTTAGTATTTTTCTTCTTCTGTGAAACTTCTATAGCCGCATTTAACCAACATGTTGCGCCATTTGCGATGGGATTAGGTTATGATGTGAAGTTTGCGGGTAATGCTATGGGTACTTGGTCGGTAGGAGTTGTAATAGGGGCATTATTTTTCGGCTTCCTAAGCGATAAAATAGGCGTGAAGAACACAGCAATTTCTGCTATGCTTTTAGGATTAGTTCCAGTAGGACTTCTTTTATTAGTGCCTGAAAATCCATTGGTTTTTAAAACAGCTACTGGTTTATATGGATTTGTTGTGGCATCTCTAGGAACATTAGGGCCACTGTTAACAACAGCTTTATTTGGTAATAGAGAGTTCAGTCAAATTTATGGACTTGCCATAACAGGCTTAGCAGTTGCAGGCATTGTTGCGTTACCTATCTATGGATTTATTTTTGAATTTACAGGTAGTTACACGTATGTTTTGGATACTATTTTTATCATGTTGTTGTTAAATGTGGGTGCAATTTTAATGGCCTTTAAAGGTAAAAAGAAATTAGAAAAAGCAGGATTGTGGAATTAA
- a CDS encoding multicopper oxidase family protein has translation MVITPGIEDLPYVLQKNGVKFFTLVAEEITWELVDGIFIKAWGYNGSTPGPTIRVFPGDKVCIRVINQLPVHTSVHWHGLIVPNVMDGVPPIEPSPFIEPGYYFDYHFTIVNPPGTYMYHSHVDVSIQDNAGLLGGFIVEDPTMENLPNHKDYLCLLQEWAINALPWGDLTKGTYDLTFIKPDFNFFTINGRCYPLTEPLRVRYGDMVKVRFGNIQMNHHPIHLHGHQFKVVGADGFPIAPHTQICKNTILVASGETWDISFQANNTGIWPMHCHMPHHVTNNGVVGLGGMFTTVKYEE, from the coding sequence ATAGTTATTACACCAGGTATTGAAGATTTACCTTATGTACTTCAAAAAAATGGGGTAAAGTTTTTTACTTTAGTTGCGGAAGAAATAACGTGGGAGTTAGTAGATGGTATCTTTATTAAAGCTTGGGGATATAACGGCTCTACACCTGGGCCAACTATTCGTGTTTTTCCTGGAGATAAAGTATGTATTAGAGTCATTAATCAATTACCTGTCCATACAAGCGTGCATTGGCATGGATTAATCGTACCTAATGTGATGGATGGTGTCCCCCCAATTGAGCCCTCTCCATTTATCGAACCTGGATATTATTTTGATTATCATTTTACAATAGTTAATCCCCCAGGTACGTATATGTATCATTCCCATGTAGATGTTTCTATACAAGATAATGCGGGATTATTAGGAGGCTTTATTGTAGAAGATCCGACAATGGAGAACCTCCCAAACCATAAGGATTACCTTTGTTTACTTCAAGAATGGGCAATAAATGCTTTGCCATGGGGCGATTTAACAAAGGGTACGTATGATCTTACTTTTATTAAACCTGATTTTAATTTTTTCACAATAAATGGACGATGCTACCCGTTAACCGAACCTTTACGCGTAAGATACGGAGATATGGTTAAAGTACGCTTTGGTAATATTCAAATGAACCACCACCCCATCCATTTACATGGACATCAGTTTAAAGTGGTCGGCGCTGATGGTTTCCCAATTGCTCCTCATACGCAAATTTGTAAAAATACTATACTCGTCGCATCTGGTGAAACTTGGGATATTAGCTTCCAAGCCAATAATACAGGTATTTGGCCAATGCATTGCCACATGCCCCATCATGTTACAAATAACGGTGTAGTTGGCTTAGGTGGTATGTTCACTACAGTTAAATATGAAGAATAG
- a CDS encoding response regulator transcription factor: protein MPSRILIIEDDISIAELQRDYLEIHEIEAEIVTDGFEGLNRALNEPFDLIVVDLMLPSMNGFDICRRIREKKNIPLIIVSAKKEDIDKIRGLGLGADDYITKPFSPSEFVARVQAHSKRYKQLTGSEQAQDYLEMKNIIVDKAARKVFVLGQEVIFTTKEFDLLVFFMEHPNRVWTKEQLFRQLWYMDDLDGDVFTVVVHVGRIRDKLKKGKLSELPIETIWGSGYRFNN, encoded by the coding sequence ATGCCATCACGAATATTAATCATTGAAGATGATATTAGCATTGCAGAATTGCAAAGAGATTATTTAGAAATTCATGAAATAGAGGCGGAAATTGTAACAGACGGTTTTGAAGGATTGAATCGAGCATTAAATGAGCCTTTTGATTTAATTGTCGTTGATTTAATGCTCCCTTCAATGAACGGTTTTGACATTTGTCGACGCATTCGTGAAAAGAAAAACATTCCACTCATAATTGTTTCTGCAAAAAAAGAGGATATTGATAAGATAAGAGGGCTTGGCTTAGGCGCGGATGATTATATAACAAAGCCATTTAGTCCTAGTGAGTTCGTCGCTCGTGTACAAGCGCATAGTAAACGTTACAAGCAGCTGACAGGTAGTGAACAAGCACAGGATTATTTGGAGATGAAAAATATTATTGTTGATAAAGCCGCTCGCAAAGTATTCGTTTTAGGTCAGGAAGTTATTTTTACAACGAAGGAATTTGACCTACTCGTGTTTTTTATGGAGCATCCAAATCGTGTATGGACAAAGGAGCAACTTTTCCGTCAATTATGGTATATGGATGACTTAGATGGAGATGTTTTTACAGTTGTTGTCCATGTTGGGCGCATTCGGGATAAGTTAAAAAAGGGAAAACTATCAGAGCTGCCTATCGAGACAATTTGGGGAAGCGGATATCGATTTAATAATTGA
- a CDS encoding zinc-ribbon domain-containing protein produces the protein MYCPNCGSTINENAEICIKCGVNVLKFNNQATVAKDDKPNIWVNILSLCCFPLLGIILYFIWKDSQPKAAKSALIFALFGFVISIILAIISFVIGVATEMMTDSYYY, from the coding sequence ATGTATTGTCCTAATTGTGGTTCTACCATTAACGAGAATGCCGAAATTTGTATCAAGTGTGGTGTCAACGTCTTAAAATTTAATAACCAAGCAACTGTAGCAAAAGATGATAAACCAAATATTTGGGTTAACATACTCAGCTTATGCTGCTTCCCACTACTTGGCATTATTCTCTATTTTATATGGAAAGACTCACAACCAAAAGCCGCAAAGTCTGCTTTAATATTTGCTTTGTTTGGCTTTGTGATTTCAATTATTTTAGCAATTATTTCGTTTGTAATAGGGGTTGCTACAGAAATGATGACGGATAGCTATTATTACTAA
- a CDS encoding sulfite exporter TauE/SafE family protein has translation MLTNSLLLSIVLCSNLVIGILLGMSGIAGFLLPLIYVGFLEIPVHDALALSFLAFAVSGILGAYSYWKSKNMDLKLALFLSIGSLPGAFLGVQINVLISDFLAKLLLYLFILLAGLSIIFKKNNENALINKSKALNNPFIVIIIGFLTATICALTGAGGPILLVPVLVNLGVNIRVAVGVSLLNSVFIAIPSIFGYFAYANVDSMSSLVIASLIGVTIGILTGTRIANKVPMNMLKIMIGVITILSSLYMLFTLK, from the coding sequence ATGTTAACAAACTCACTGCTTTTAAGTATTGTTTTATGTTCCAATTTAGTTATTGGTATTCTTTTAGGGATGTCTGGAATTGCGGGATTTCTTCTCCCGTTAATTTATGTAGGTTTTTTAGAAATACCTGTCCATGATGCACTTGCATTGAGTTTTTTAGCATTTGCTGTTTCAGGCATTCTCGGAGCTTATTCCTATTGGAAATCGAAAAATATGGATTTGAAATTAGCCCTATTTTTAAGCATCGGTAGTCTTCCTGGTGCATTTTTAGGTGTGCAAATCAATGTGCTTATTTCTGATTTTCTGGCAAAGTTATTGCTGTACCTATTTATCTTACTAGCTGGCTTGTCGATTATTTTTAAGAAAAACAATGAAAATGCACTTATCAATAAATCGAAAGCACTGAATAACCCATTTATTGTGATAATCATCGGTTTTTTAACGGCAACGATTTGTGCTTTAACAGGTGCAGGTGGCCCGATTTTATTAGTACCAGTACTAGTTAACCTTGGCGTCAATATTCGCGTCGCTGTAGGTGTGAGTCTTTTAAATTCAGTCTTTATTGCCATACCATCTATATTTGGATACTTTGCATATGCCAATGTAGATAGTATGTCTAGTTTAGTCATTGCGAGTTTAATCGGTGTAACGATTGGAATTCTCACGGGCACTCGCATTGCAAATAAAGTACCTATGAACATGTTAAAAATAATGATTGGTGTTATCACTATATTGTCTTCACTTTATATGCTCTTTACGTTAAAGTAA
- a CDS encoding dihydrofolate reductase family protein, whose amino-acid sequence MERERNVILYIGTSIDGFIANDDGTLEWLETTEVEGDSGYNSLLNRIDTVVMGKGTYDTIRGFDIDYPYSDYKNYVFSKSVSDSDEYASFINKDVEAFINNLKQQPGKDIWLIGGGKLAREFFKGNLIDEFQLAIAPIILGKGISLYNGDDITQKYSLMKTEKLGQLAVLHYKKIK is encoded by the coding sequence ATGGAAAGAGAACGTAATGTTATTTTGTATATAGGTACTTCAATTGATGGTTTTATTGCAAATGATGATGGTACATTAGAGTGGTTGGAGACTACGGAAGTAGAAGGCGATTCGGGTTACAATTCCCTTCTTAATAGAATAGATACTGTTGTGATGGGAAAGGGAACATATGATACCATTCGAGGATTTGACATAGACTATCCTTATAGTGATTATAAAAACTATGTGTTTTCTAAATCTGTCAGCGATTCTGATGAATATGCTTCATTTATAAATAAAGATGTAGAGGCGTTCATTAACAATTTAAAACAACAGCCTGGTAAAGATATATGGTTAATTGGCGGAGGAAAATTAGCACGTGAATTTTTTAAAGGAAATTTAATTGACGAATTCCAACTAGCCATCGCCCCTATTATTTTAGGGAAGGGCATCTCTCTTTATAATGGTGATGATATTACCCAAAAATATAGTTTAATGAAAACAGAAAAGTTAGGTCAACTTGCTGTGCTTCATTATAAAAAAATTAAATAA
- the deoD gene encoding purine-nucleoside phosphorylase encodes MKNNELKETPHIKPNGVEIAETILLPGDPLRAKFIAENFLENPVLFNEIRGMLGYTGEYKGKKVSVMGTGMGAPSMAIYSWELINVFGVKNLIRIGSCGAMQNDIKLYDIILAMGAATNSNYAHQFNLPGQFPITASYDLLEKAKKVADEKNCNVHVGNVLSSDVFYNADVTATEKWAKMGILAEEMETTSLYLNAASAGAKALTILTVSDHMITHEQTTQEERQTSFTQMVEIALDLI; translated from the coding sequence ATGAAAAATAATGAATTAAAAGAAACCCCACATATTAAGCCAAATGGAGTAGAAATAGCAGAAACAATACTTTTACCAGGAGATCCACTTCGTGCTAAGTTTATTGCAGAAAATTTTTTAGAGAACCCTGTACTTTTTAATGAAATTAGAGGCATGCTTGGGTATACAGGTGAATATAAAGGAAAGAAAGTTTCCGTAATGGGTACTGGTATGGGGGCGCCAAGTATGGCGATCTATTCATGGGAATTAATTAATGTTTTTGGCGTGAAAAATTTAATTCGTATAGGTTCATGCGGGGCAATGCAAAATGATATTAAATTATATGATATTATTTTGGCTATGGGAGCAGCAACAAATTCCAATTATGCACATCAATTTAATCTGCCAGGTCAGTTTCCAATTACAGCATCTTATGATTTATTAGAGAAAGCTAAGAAAGTTGCTGATGAAAAGAATTGTAACGTGCATGTCGGGAATGTACTATCTAGTGATGTTTTCTATAATGCTGATGTAACTGCAACAGAAAAGTGGGCAAAGATGGGCATATTAGCAGAGGAAATGGAAACGACAAGTTTATATTTAAATGCTGCTAGTGCTGGAGCTAAAGCATTAACCATTTTAACAGTAAGTGACCATATGATTACACATGAACAAACAACACAAGAAGAGAGACAAACTTCATTTACACAGATGGTAGAAATAGCTTTAGATTTAATATAA
- a CDS encoding ankyrin repeat domain-containing protein translates to MAQQSGKLIQAVENNDVEKVQKILQDSTYPINETNDKGETPLLIATHENYIEVAKLLIDVGADINQQDHIQDSAYLYAGAQGKTEILKYMIEHAEPNQNIVNRYGGNALIPAAEKGHLHNVKLLLQDGKVDIDHQNNFGYTALIEAVALTDGSVVYQQIVQELLAYNANKELRDNSGKTALDYAKEMGYTKMIEMLEE, encoded by the coding sequence ATGGCACAACAATCAGGTAAGCTGATTCAAGCGGTTGAAAACAATGATGTAGAAAAAGTGCAAAAAATTTTACAGGATTCAACTTATCCAATTAATGAAACAAATGATAAAGGGGAAACGCCTTTATTAATTGCTACACATGAAAATTATATAGAGGTGGCAAAATTATTAATTGATGTGGGTGCTGATATTAATCAACAGGATCATATTCAGGATAGCGCTTATTTATATGCAGGTGCACAAGGAAAAACAGAGATTTTAAAATATATGATTGAGCATGCGGAACCAAATCAAAATATTGTCAATCGCTATGGAGGAAATGCTTTAATCCCTGCAGCTGAAAAAGGACATTTACACAATGTGAAGCTGCTTTTACAAGATGGTAAAGTAGATATCGATCATCAAAATAATTTTGGCTATACGGCATTAATTGAAGCAGTCGCATTGACTGACGGCTCCGTAGTGTATCAGCAAATTGTTCAAGAATTATTAGCATACAACGCCAATAAGGAACTTCGAGACAATTCGGGAAAGACAGCGCTGGATTATGCCAAAGAGATGGGCTATACAAAAATGATCGAGATGTTAGAAGAATAG